The following are from one region of the Dreissena polymorpha isolate Duluth1 chromosome 2, UMN_Dpol_1.0, whole genome shotgun sequence genome:
- the LOC127868282 gene encoding signal peptidase complex subunit 2-like isoform X2 gives MGKYKTIEEKPVKIDKWDTAALKNALDDGAKKVMLETYGFTESHALTDGRLLICTIAVGFAMFALIWDYLRPFPESRPVLIMCVLSYFFLMGVLTLYMTYKEKGIFLVALEKDKAKVDPDNRWELASTLRKYDDQYTLSMTYTDAASKKTRTSQITKSVASFFDENGVLCMDLYQPEVKMLKNNVSVSKKE, from the exons ATGGGGAAG TACAAGACCATAGAGGAAAAGCCAGTGAAGATCGACAAGTGGGACACAGCTGCCCTCAAAAATGCCCTTGACGACGGGGCCAAGAAG GTGATGCTGGAGACATATGGGTTCACAGAGAGCCATGCCCTGACTGATGGACGTCTGCTCATATGCACGATCGCCGTGGGGTTTGCAATGTTTGCGCTCATCTGGGACTACCTTAGACCATTTCCTGAATCTCGCCCTGTCCTCATCATGTGTGTCTTGTC CTACTTCTTCCTGATGGGAGTGCTCACGTTGTACATGACATACAAGGAGAAGGGTATTTTCCTGGTCGCCCTTGAAAAGGACAAGGCAAAGGTCGACCCTGACAACCGATGGGAACTCGCTTCAACCCTCAGAAA ATATGATGACCAGTACACGCTGTCGATGACGTATACAGACGCTGCTTCCAAGAAGACGCGTACAAGTCAGATAACCAAGTCGGTTGCAAGTTTCTTCGATGAAAACGGCGTTCTTTGCATGGACTTGTATCAGCCCGAAGTAAAGATGTTGAAAAACAATGTGTCAGTCAGCAAGAAAGAATAG
- the LOC127868282 gene encoding signal peptidase complex subunit 2-like isoform X1 has translation MGKEDSDNGKYKTIEEKPVKIDKWDTAALKNALDDGAKKVMLETYGFTESHALTDGRLLICTIAVGFAMFALIWDYLRPFPESRPVLIMCVLSYFFLMGVLTLYMTYKEKGIFLVALEKDKAKVDPDNRWELASTLRKYDDQYTLSMTYTDAASKKTRTSQITKSVASFFDENGVLCMDLYQPEVKMLKNNVSVSKKE, from the exons ATGGGGAAG GAAGATTCAGATAACGGAAAG TACAAGACCATAGAGGAAAAGCCAGTGAAGATCGACAAGTGGGACACAGCTGCCCTCAAAAATGCCCTTGACGACGGGGCCAAGAAG GTGATGCTGGAGACATATGGGTTCACAGAGAGCCATGCCCTGACTGATGGACGTCTGCTCATATGCACGATCGCCGTGGGGTTTGCAATGTTTGCGCTCATCTGGGACTACCTTAGACCATTTCCTGAATCTCGCCCTGTCCTCATCATGTGTGTCTTGTC CTACTTCTTCCTGATGGGAGTGCTCACGTTGTACATGACATACAAGGAGAAGGGTATTTTCCTGGTCGCCCTTGAAAAGGACAAGGCAAAGGTCGACCCTGACAACCGATGGGAACTCGCTTCAACCCTCAGAAA ATATGATGACCAGTACACGCTGTCGATGACGTATACAGACGCTGCTTCCAAGAAGACGCGTACAAGTCAGATAACCAAGTCGGTTGCAAGTTTCTTCGATGAAAACGGCGTTCTTTGCATGGACTTGTATCAGCCCGAAGTAAAGATGTTGAAAAACAATGTGTCAGTCAGCAAGAAAGAATAG
- the LOC127868299 gene encoding uncharacterized protein LOC127868299 isoform X2 gives MVKVKVDVAAILSEPVLSVYREDLKNAFTVGIEPVTSWLLGGHHILYATATSGFGVTVQFVKTPNAKPIPRQCPICVVKGNTTVYLRVTDRVRWVQALTADPMKPLMSEARAKTGRKVKKIKPRNYYSCWLCDRSVIDRLRHLEQEHKMEAGTFNFVYTRGPFPERKVTSRLATHDDSA, from the exons AtggttaaagtgaaagtagatgtCGCCGCCATTTTGAGTG aaccagtacttagtgtctatagggaagatctaaagaacgctttcacagtggggatcgaacccgtgacctcctggttgctaggcggacaccatatcctttacgCCACAGCTACCTCAGGGTTTGGGGTAACGGTACAGTTTGTCAAG ACACCAAACGCAAAGCCTATCCCAAGGCAATGCCCCATTTGCGTGGTAAAAGGCAACACGACTGTGTACCTCCGGGTAACAGACCGCGTTCGCTGGGTGCAAGCGCTGACGGCAGACCCCATGAAGCCGTTGATGTCAGAGGCACGTGCTAAGACCGGTCGGAAAGTGAAGAAGATAAAGCCGAGGAATTACTACTCTTGCTGGCTGTGCGACCGGTCGGTGATTGACCGGCTGCGTCATCTAGAACAGGAGCACAAAATGGAGGCTGGGacattcaattttgtttacacaaGAGGGCCGTTTCCGGAAA GAAAGGTGACCAGCAGACTCGCCACTCATGATGACTCGGCATAG
- the LOC127868299 gene encoding uncharacterized protein LOC127868299 isoform X4, translating into MVKVKVDVAAILSEPVLSVYREDLKNAFTVGIEPVTSWLLGGHHILYATATSGFGTPNAKPIPRQCPICVVKGNTTVYLRVTDRVRWVQALTADPMKPLMSEARAKTGRKVKKIKPRNYYSCWLCDRSVIDRLRHLEQEHKMEAGTFNFVYTRGPFPESREIFRKGDQQTRHS; encoded by the exons AtggttaaagtgaaagtagatgtCGCCGCCATTTTGAGTG aaccagtacttagtgtctatagggaagatctaaagaacgctttcacagtggggatcgaacccgtgacctcctggttgctaggcggacaccatatcctttacgCCACAGCTACCTCAGGGTTTGGG ACACCAAACGCAAAGCCTATCCCAAGGCAATGCCCCATTTGCGTGGTAAAAGGCAACACGACTGTGTACCTCCGGGTAACAGACCGCGTTCGCTGGGTGCAAGCGCTGACGGCAGACCCCATGAAGCCGTTGATGTCAGAGGCACGTGCTAAGACCGGTCGGAAAGTGAAGAAGATAAAGCCGAGGAATTACTACTCTTGCTGGCTGTGCGACCGGTCGGTGATTGACCGGCTGCGTCATCTAGAACAGGAGCACAAAATGGAGGCTGGGacattcaattttgtttacacaaGAGGGCCGTTTCCGGAAA GTCGCGAAATCTTCAGGAAAGGTGACCAGCAGACTCGCCACTCATGA
- the LOC127868299 gene encoding uncharacterized protein LOC127868299 isoform X3, producing MVKVKVDVAAILSEPVLSVYREDLKNAFTVGIEPVTSWLLGGHHILYATATSGFGVTTPNAKPIPRQCPICVVKGNTTVYLRVTDRVRWVQALTADPMKPLMSEARAKTGRKVKKIKPRNYYSCWLCDRSVIDRLRHLEQEHKMEAGTFNFVYTRGPFPESREIFRKGDQQTRHS from the exons AtggttaaagtgaaagtagatgtCGCCGCCATTTTGAGTG aaccagtacttagtgtctatagggaagatctaaagaacgctttcacagtggggatcgaacccgtgacctcctggttgctaggcggacaccatatcctttacgCCACAGCTACCTCAGGGTTTGGGGTAACG ACACCAAACGCAAAGCCTATCCCAAGGCAATGCCCCATTTGCGTGGTAAAAGGCAACACGACTGTGTACCTCCGGGTAACAGACCGCGTTCGCTGGGTGCAAGCGCTGACGGCAGACCCCATGAAGCCGTTGATGTCAGAGGCACGTGCTAAGACCGGTCGGAAAGTGAAGAAGATAAAGCCGAGGAATTACTACTCTTGCTGGCTGTGCGACCGGTCGGTGATTGACCGGCTGCGTCATCTAGAACAGGAGCACAAAATGGAGGCTGGGacattcaattttgtttacacaaGAGGGCCGTTTCCGGAAA GTCGCGAAATCTTCAGGAAAGGTGACCAGCAGACTCGCCACTCATGA
- the LOC127868299 gene encoding uncharacterized protein LOC127868299 isoform X1 yields the protein MVKVKVDVAAILSEPVLSVYREDLKNAFTVGIEPVTSWLLGGHHILYATATSGFGVTVQFVKTPNAKPIPRQCPICVVKGNTTVYLRVTDRVRWVQALTADPMKPLMSEARAKTGRKVKKIKPRNYYSCWLCDRSVIDRLRHLEQEHKMEAGTFNFVYTRGPFPESREIFRKGDQQTRHS from the exons AtggttaaagtgaaagtagatgtCGCCGCCATTTTGAGTG aaccagtacttagtgtctatagggaagatctaaagaacgctttcacagtggggatcgaacccgtgacctcctggttgctaggcggacaccatatcctttacgCCACAGCTACCTCAGGGTTTGGGGTAACGGTACAGTTTGTCAAG ACACCAAACGCAAAGCCTATCCCAAGGCAATGCCCCATTTGCGTGGTAAAAGGCAACACGACTGTGTACCTCCGGGTAACAGACCGCGTTCGCTGGGTGCAAGCGCTGACGGCAGACCCCATGAAGCCGTTGATGTCAGAGGCACGTGCTAAGACCGGTCGGAAAGTGAAGAAGATAAAGCCGAGGAATTACTACTCTTGCTGGCTGTGCGACCGGTCGGTGATTGACCGGCTGCGTCATCTAGAACAGGAGCACAAAATGGAGGCTGGGacattcaattttgtttacacaaGAGGGCCGTTTCCGGAAA GTCGCGAAATCTTCAGGAAAGGTGACCAGCAGACTCGCCACTCATGA
- the LOC127868298 gene encoding uncharacterized protein LOC127868298 codes for MSGCYDILYLHLGSNDVCCKDSNFYRCVTEILDVVFSVCTEIHVVLCVILPRDFDVRMFPRWPLSGAQLRNYCQWIRSANSMLWELSHHVPSVRYMDYAATKQKSLYLSHDGLHLSAEGARRCLASIHDDLPNQLCVEAAVQDPTEWPALSATEVPVQEHDSTIALFSDIVQTGAQPEIQDKVDASEVPVPRDIKPQTHKITVVTARAKRYATRNVKRYGKKVKGQDHCELLKKRNCTCSRALAPAMRCSCFYSSSCYW; via the exons ATGTCAGGTTGTTACGACATATTGTACCTGCATCTTGGCTCTAACGATGTTTGCTGCAAGGATAGCAATTTCTACCG tTGTGTGACTGAGATCCTTGATGTTGTATTCAGTGTGTGCACTGAAATACACGTGGTGCTTTGCGTGATTCTTCCACGTGATTTTGATGTGAGAATGTTTCCCCGATGGCCACTCTCAGGGGCACAGTTGAGGAACTACTGCCAGTGGATAAGGAGCGCAAACAGCATGCTGTGGGAACTGAGTCACCATGTGCCTTCTGTGAGATACATGGACTATGCAGCAACTAAACAG aagtcCCTGTACTTGTCCCATGATGGACTACATCTGAGTGCTGAAGGGGCTAGGAGGTGTTTAGCATCCATACATGACGACCTGCCAAACCAGCTGTGTGTGGAGGCTGCTGTTCAAGATCCTACAGAATGGCCAGCTCTCTCAGCCACGGAAGTACCGGTTCAGGAGCATGACAGCACCATAGCACTCTTTTCGGATATTGTGCAGACT GGAGCTCAACCAGAGATTCAAGACAAGGTGGATGCAAGTGAAGTACCAGTTCCCAGGGACATTAAGCCTCAGACACATAAAATAACG GTTGTCACAGCCAGAGCTAAGAGGTATGCAACCAGAAATGTCAAAAGATATGGAAAGAAg gtcaaaggtcaagatcactgtgaactcttaaaaaaaagaaactgcacctgcagccgagcgttggcacctgctatgcggtgctcttgtttttattcatcatcatgtTACTGGTAg